In Acidimicrobiia bacterium, a single genomic region encodes these proteins:
- the folB gene encoding dihydroneopterin aldolase, which produces MTDCIRLRGIEVFAYHGVLADEQEHGQIFVVDVDVFLDLSKAAASDDLAATVHYGELAQAIHDRVAEERWDLIERVAGRVADLVLEDERVHRVTVTVHKPSAPISVPFSDVAVTVKRPR; this is translated from the coding sequence ATGACCGACTGCATTCGCCTGCGGGGTATCGAGGTCTTCGCCTACCACGGGGTTCTGGCGGATGAGCAAGAACACGGCCAGATCTTTGTCGTTGATGTCGATGTGTTCTTGGACCTTTCGAAGGCCGCGGCCTCTGATGACCTCGCCGCCACCGTTCACTACGGGGAACTTGCGCAGGCAATCCATGACCGGGTGGCAGAAGAGCGGTGGGACCTGATCGAGCGGGTTGCCGGCAGGGTTGCCGACCTGGTGTTGGAGGATGAGCGAGTGCACCGCGTCACCGTCACGGTTCATAAGCCGTCGGCTCCTATCAGCGTGCCGTTTTCGGATGTTGCAGTAACCGTCAAGAGGCCACGGTGA
- the folK gene encoding 2-amino-4-hydroxy-6-hydroxymethyldihydropteridine diphosphokinase, whose product MTRAAIALGSNLGDRLENLEFAVEALGSLGELVGVSDLYETAPVGGPEQGAYLNAVAILETGMAARNLLAALHDVEHLRGRTRSFRWEARTLDLDLLLYGMETHSDEACTIPHPRLLERRFVIEPLLNVWPDAVLPDGTGVATYAAAVEDQEVTGLGAWWSLVPPSKGFHGRGGWWVVAQVVMILAVVLALGAGGPSLPGGDALSLAGIAVIAAGVIESALGLFQLGERLTPFPEPLDGGGMVHGGVYAAVRHPIYGGIVVALVGAALFKLSVVGLGAGVMAGVFFWWKASKEEARLLRRFPQYADYRARTKARLIPWVI is encoded by the coding sequence GTGACCAGGGCGGCGATTGCGCTCGGCTCCAATCTGGGCGATCGACTCGAGAACCTCGAGTTTGCCGTTGAAGCCCTGGGCTCGCTCGGAGAACTCGTCGGCGTCTCCGACCTGTATGAGACGGCTCCCGTTGGAGGTCCGGAGCAGGGCGCCTACCTGAACGCAGTCGCGATTCTGGAGACCGGGATGGCGGCTCGGAACCTCCTCGCCGCATTGCACGACGTCGAACACCTGCGTGGGCGCACGCGGAGTTTCCGGTGGGAGGCCAGGACACTCGACCTCGATCTGCTTCTCTACGGAATGGAAACCCATTCCGACGAGGCCTGCACCATCCCGCACCCGCGCCTGCTCGAACGCCGATTCGTCATCGAGCCGCTCCTCAACGTATGGCCGGATGCCGTCCTTCCCGACGGAACCGGGGTTGCGACCTACGCGGCGGCCGTTGAGGATCAGGAGGTGACCGGTCTGGGAGCCTGGTGGTCGCTCGTCCCACCGTCGAAAGGCTTCCACGGTCGCGGTGGCTGGTGGGTCGTTGCCCAGGTTGTGATGATTCTGGCGGTGGTCCTGGCGCTCGGCGCGGGTGGGCCGTCGCTTCCGGGCGGAGACGCACTCAGCCTGGCAGGCATCGCCGTCATTGCCGCAGGGGTGATCGAGTCTGCGCTCGGCTTGTTCCAACTCGGCGAGCGCCTGACGCCCTTTCCGGAACCGCTTGATGGAGGCGGGATGGTGCACGGTGGTGTCTACGCAGCCGTCCGGCACCCGATTTACGGTGGAATCGTGGTCGCCTTGGTCGGCGCCGCCTTGTTCAAGTTGTCGGTTGTCGGCCTCGGGGCGGGAGTGATGGCAGGCGTGTTCTTCTGGTGGAAGGCGAGCAAGGAAGAGGCGCGTCTGCTCAGGCGGTTCCCGCAGTATGCCGACTATCGGGCCAGGACCAAGGCGCGCTTGATTCCCTGGGTCATCTAG
- a CDS encoding MFS transporter, with the protein MSSRAKNQGAGAVVASVWVLFLGTALVMAGNGLQGSLLGIRSDIEGFATPAIGIVMASYYAGFLVGSLTIPARLASVGHIRVFAGLASLTSSVALIHYLVVGVFTWSLLRFITGVCLSGLYVTIESWLNERATNATRGRLLAVYMVVVTTSVGSGQLLLGVADPSGPGLFITASILISLAIVPLALSQVPAPALEAPAKVSIRALFRAAPLGVVAGALVGASNGAIFGLGAVFATRIGMDPGRAGLFVGASIVGATLTQYPIGHLSDRFPRRRVIFAVAMAAAGVAGAGTAVDPDSLLLFAVALLYGSLAFPMYSLAVSHINDLVSDDQLVATAGGVLFVYGVGSIAGPIAASLMMTLLGPVGYLWSLSGFFAPVAAYSLYRLMTKARPGQKQFVSLPPRTSLVAARLAEPRPNDDPAAS; encoded by the coding sequence GTGTCATCAAGAGCTAAGAACCAGGGGGCCGGCGCCGTTGTCGCGTCGGTCTGGGTTCTATTCCTCGGCACCGCCCTCGTGATGGCAGGCAACGGACTTCAGGGTTCGCTCCTGGGCATTCGATCGGATATCGAAGGTTTCGCCACCCCTGCCATCGGCATCGTCATGGCGTCCTACTATGCCGGGTTTCTCGTCGGCTCGCTCACTATTCCGGCCAGACTGGCCAGCGTCGGACACATCCGGGTGTTTGCCGGGCTGGCTTCGCTCACGTCGTCTGTTGCTCTCATCCACTACCTGGTCGTCGGCGTTTTCACCTGGTCGTTGCTGCGCTTCATCACCGGGGTGTGTCTGTCGGGCCTGTATGTGACGATCGAGAGCTGGCTCAACGAACGAGCCACCAACGCAACTCGCGGCCGCCTGCTGGCCGTGTACATGGTGGTCGTGACAACCTCCGTCGGGTCCGGGCAGCTTCTCCTGGGAGTCGCCGATCCATCCGGCCCCGGGCTCTTCATCACCGCTTCGATCCTGATCTCGCTGGCCATCGTGCCTCTGGCTCTTTCACAGGTGCCGGCACCCGCGCTCGAAGCGCCCGCCAAGGTCTCGATTCGAGCGCTCTTCCGTGCGGCCCCGCTGGGCGTCGTTGCCGGGGCCCTGGTCGGCGCCTCGAACGGCGCGATCTTCGGGCTGGGAGCGGTCTTCGCCACCCGGATCGGCATGGACCCGGGTCGGGCAGGGCTCTTCGTAGGAGCGTCCATCGTCGGCGCAACCCTCACGCAGTACCCGATCGGCCACCTATCGGATCGATTCCCACGCCGACGGGTGATCTTCGCCGTGGCAATGGCCGCCGCCGGTGTTGCGGGGGCCGGAACCGCGGTCGATCCGGACAGCCTCCTTCTCTTTGCCGTGGCGCTGCTGTACGGCAGCCTTGCCTTCCCGATGTACTCACTCGCCGTCAGCCATATCAACGACCTCGTCTCGGACGATCAACTGGTGGCAACTGCCGGCGGCGTGTTATTCGTATACGGGGTGGGTTCGATTGCCGGGCCGATCGCCGCCTCGCTGATGATGACGCTCCTCGGACCGGTCGGGTACCTGTGGAGCCTCTCGGGGTTCTTTGCGCCCGTTGCCGCATACTCGCTCTACCGTCTGATGACGAAGGCCAGACCCGGACAGAAACAGTTCGTCAGCCTTCCGCCGAGAACATCGCTGGTGGCCGCCCGCCTGGCCGAACCCCGCCCCAACGACGACCCGGCTGCCAGCTAG